The genomic DNA TTGGAAAAAACATAGGTTCATCCACTAATATAGAAGTAGGAAAGGCTATTCTAAATGGACTAATTCCAACTGCAAAACAAAATAATGTATTCATAGTAGTTCAAAGTTGCGAACATATTAATAGAGCCTTGGTTGTAGAGGAAGAATATGCAATAAGAAATAACTTAGAAATAGTAAATGTAATTCCTGTTGAAAATGCTGGTGGGGGATTTGCTACAGCTGCTATGGAGTTATTCCATAAGCCTGTTGTGGTGGAAAAGGTTGGAGTTCAAGGAGGTATGGATATAGGAGATGTATTTATAGGAATGCATTTAAGGGGGGTTGGTGTAGTAGTACGAAGTAAAATTAAAAAAATAGGAAAAGCAAATTTAAGTATGATAAGAACAAGACCTAGACAAATAGGTGGTGAAAGGTCTAAACATTATAAATTATAAATATAATAAAAAAAGTCGGGGATACCCCGACTTTTGAAGTCTAACTAAAAGTTATAGCAGTCACAGAATAAAACAACTAATAACAAAAAGAAGAATAGAAGAGAAGTATCTGGACCACAATCTCTACGTCCTCTACTCATTTAAATACACCTCCTAATAGAATGATATATCTAAACTCCTATTACATAATATGGACGGCTATGGGATTTTGTTACGAAGAAAGGCATAAATACTTTTTTAAATATATTGGTTTATGCTATAATATTAAAGAAGAATAAGGAAATAAAAAA from Tissierellales bacterium includes the following:
- a CDS encoding TIGR01440 family protein; the protein is MDEYKINLKQIKLDTKSAFSELLEVAKLKSYEAVVVGGSTSEIVGKNIGSSTNIEVGKAILNGLIPTAKQNNVFIVVQSCEHINRALVVEEEYAIRNNLEIVNVIPVENAGGGFATAAMELFHKPVVVEKVGVQGGMDIGDVFIGMHLRGVGVVVRSKIKKIGKANLSMIRTRPRQIGGERSKHYKL